A genomic stretch from Setaria italica strain Yugu1 chromosome VII, Setaria_italica_v2.0, whole genome shotgun sequence includes:
- the LOC105914748 gene encoding loricrin-like, whose protein sequence is MGRGDGAEAVGGGDRNGSGGCSGEDGGSEGWQRDRSGVGGGGKMGCGDEDESRTNGGWGASTSGGAGLQEPATVDASSGGGGCVKRWRWMRGAEECKCECGEGCREDAGSRGVRQTRVGWECGSAGAKRHLLRLRRKKLGGRGRPGCAGAEAVALPAVFVDGKLLGGHDVGGVPGPSDSAILCCPQRQRPRRPTLRRTAESGGCRRRRAAAGDVAGA, encoded by the exons ATGGGGAGGGGGGATGGAGCAGAGGCTGTTGGCGGCGGCGATAGGAATGGATCCGGGGGTTGcagcggcgaggatggcggATCCGAGGGGTGGCAGCGAGACAGATCCGGGGTGGGAGGAGGGGGGAAGATGGGATGTGGAGATGAGGATGAATCCAGGACCAACGGCGGATGGGGTGCGAGCACCAGCGGCGGGGCTGGACTGCAGGAGCCGGCGACGGTGGATGCAtcaagcggcggcggtggatgcgtcaagcggtggcggtggatgcGAGGAGCAGAGGAGTGCAAGTGCGAGTGCGGGGAGGGGTGTAGGGAGGATGCGGGGAGTAGAGGAGTGCGGCAGACGCGGGTGGGGTGGGAGTGCGGGAGTGCGG GCGCGaagcgccacctcctccggctacGGCGCAAGAAGCTCGGGGGACGGGGCCGTCccggctgcgccggcgccgaggccgtCGCGCTGCCGGCGGTGTTTGTCGACGGGAAGCTGCTGGGCGGGCATGACGTTGGTGGCGTGCCGGGGCCGTCGGACTCCGCCATCCTCTGCTGCCCCCAGCGGCAGCGTCCGCGCCGGCCGACCCTGCGGCGCACAGCGGAGAGCGGAGGATGCAGGAGGCGGCGAGCTGCTGCAGGTGATGTGGCTGGAGCATAG